One genomic window of Quercus robur chromosome 6, dhQueRobu3.1, whole genome shotgun sequence includes the following:
- the LOC126733213 gene encoding DNA-(apurinic or apyrimidinic site) endonuclease 2 isoform X5, producing MIFLRLTMRGVVLLQIMVILFFLICMVLELNVMMHKGSSLSSRFTRYCRWESLLLQGRRIIVVGDLNIAPTALDRCDAGPDFEKNEFRRWFRSILVECRGPFNDVFRTKHPDRKEAFTCWPQNTGAEEFNYGSRIDHILCAGSCLHQEHDLQGHSFMNCHVMECDILTQYRRWKPGNTLRWKGGRSIKLEGSDHAPVLTRLLGIPDIAHHSTPTLSARYIPMIRGLQQTLVSVLMKRQVAEQSKSFEMSGSISDENIRIEMGNERVKRSFENCSTSGVSHVESCPSNLESEGIASDTDIQSKGFANDAVCKTLLMLGSEHSQSAPSNGTKKKARKNQWSQLSLRSFFQKSSNLRDSADNSNNDISISQEDIPQSDYHSSDTPVVDVQSSSSQQDELNSSASTQDRCELNSCSLEKEKTNVALLEWRRIQQVMQNSIPLCKGHSEPCVARVVKKQGPNFGRRFYVCARAEGPASNSEANCGYFKWADSKSRHK from the exons ATGATCTTCTTAAGGTTGACAATGAGGGGCGTTGTGTTGTTACAGATCATGGTCATTTTG TTCTTTTTAATCTGTATGGTCCTCGAGCTGAATGTGATGATGCACAAAGGATCCAGTTTAAGCTCACGTTTTACAAGATATTGCAG ATGGGAGTCTCTCCTACTTCAGGGGAGGAGGATAATTGTTGTTGGTGATCTCAACATTGCACCCACTGCACTGGATCGTTGTGATGCTGGACCAGATTTTGAGAAGAATGA ATTCAGAAGGTGGTTTAGATCTATACTAGTGGAATGCAGAGGCCCTTTCAATGATGTTTTCAGAACAAAACATCCTGACAG AAAAGAAGCATTCACATGCTGGCCACAAAATACAGGTGCTGAAGAATTTAATTATGGGAGCAGAATTGACCATATTTTGTGTGCTGGATCATGCTTGCATCAAGAGCATGACCTGCAAGGCCATAGCTTTATGAATTGCCATGTTATGGAGTGCGACATACTGACACAGTATAGACGGTGGAAACCTGGAAATACGCTTAG GTGGAAAGGTGGGAGAAGCATCAAACTTGAAGGTTCTGATCATGCTCCTGTTTTAACAAGATTACTGGGAATTCCTGACATTGCCCATCATAGCACTCCGACTTTGTCTGCTAGATATATTCCCATGATTCGTGGTCTCCAGCAAACTCTTG TGTCAGTCTTAATGAAAAGACAAGTTGCTGAACAAAGTAAATCCTTCGAGATGTCAGGTTCAATTTCAGATGAAAATATCAGAATTGAGATGGGCAATGAGAGAGTGAAAAGATCATTTGAAAACTGCAGCACTTCTGGTGTATCCCATGTTGAATCTTGTCCTTCAAATCTAGAATCTGAAGGTATTGCTTCTGATACAGATATTCAGTCCAAAGGGTTTGCTAATGACGCCGTTTGTAAAACCTTGCTTATGTTAGGAAGTGAGCATAGTCAATCGGCGCCCAGCAATGGAACCAAGAAAAAGGCTAGAAAAAATCAATGGTCCCAACTCTCACTGAGGTCATTTTTTCAGAAAAGTTCAAACCTTAGAGATAGTGCTGACAACTCTAATAATGATATTTCAATCAGTCAGGAAGATATCCCCCAGTCTGATTATCACTCCAGTGATACTCCTGTTGTTGATGTTCAAAGCAGCAGTTCCCAGCAGGATGAGTTGAACTCAAGTGCATCAACTCAGGATCGATGTGAACTAAATTCCTGCTCTCTGGAGAAAGAGAAAACTAATGTTGCTTTACTGGAGTGGCGAAGGATACAGCAAGTGATGCAGAATAGTATACCTCTTTGCAAGGGCCATAGTGAACCATGTGTTGCTCGGGTAGTGAAGAAACAAGGTCCTAACTTTGGTCGGAGATTTTATGTCTGTGCTCGTGCTGAG GGACCTGCATCCAATTCAGAAGCAAATTGTGGTTACTTTAAATGGGCAGATTCAAAATCTCGCCACAAATGA
- the LOC126733213 gene encoding DNA-(apurinic or apyrimidinic site) endonuclease 2 isoform X1: MKIVTYNVNGLRSRISQFGSLHKLLTSFDADIICLQETKLRRQELTADLAMADGYESYYSCTRTVDKGRTGYAGVATFCRVKSAFSSHEVALPIAAEEGFTGLLENSLNGKGEAHEGLGDFTKDDLLKVDNEGRCVVTDHGHFVLFNLYGPRAECDDAQRIQFKLTFYKILQKRWESLLLQGRRIIVVGDLNIAPTALDRCDAGPDFEKNEFRRWFRSILVECRGPFNDVFRTKHPDRKEAFTCWPQNTGAEEFNYGSRIDHILCAGSCLHQEHDLQGHSFMNCHVMECDILTQYRRWKPGNTLRWKGGRSIKLEGSDHAPVLTRLLGIPDIAHHSTPTLSARYIPMIRGLQQTLVSVLMKRQVAEQSKSFEMSGSISDENIRIEMGNERVKRSFENCSTSGVSHVESCPSNLESEGIASDTDIQSKGFANDAVCKTLLMLGSEHSQSAPSNGTKKKARKNQWSQLSLRSFFQKSSNLRDSADNSNNDISISQEDIPQSDYHSSDTPVVDVQSSSSQQDELNSSASTQDRCELNSCSLEKEKTNVALLEWRRIQQVMQNSIPLCKGHSEPCVARVVKKQGPNFGRRFYVCARAEGPASNSEANCGYFKWADSKSRHK; this comes from the exons atgaagatagtAACGTACAACGTTAATGGTCTGAGATCACGCATTTCACAGTTCGGTTCTCTCCACAAATTGCTCACTTCCTTCGATGCCGACATCATTTGCCTTCAGGAGACAAAGTTGAGAAGACAGGAACTAACGGCGGATTTAGCAATGGCAGATGGATACGAATCCTATTATTCGTGCACTCGTACGGTTGATAAAGGTCGAACGGGCTATGCCG GTGTTGCTACGTTTTGTCGTGTAAAGTCTGCGTTTTCAAGTCACGAAGTGGCCCTTCCGATTGCGGCGGAGGAAGGCTTCACTGGGCTTCTTGAAAATTCTCTAAATGGAAAAGGTGAAGCACATGAAGGTCTAGGGGACTTTACTAAAGATGATCTTCTTAAGGTTGACAATGAGGGGCGTTGTGTTGTTACAGATCATGGTCATTTTG TTCTTTTTAATCTGTATGGTCCTCGAGCTGAATGTGATGATGCACAAAGGATCCAGTTTAAGCTCACGTTTTACAAGATATTGCAG AAAAGATGGGAGTCTCTCCTACTTCAGGGGAGGAGGATAATTGTTGTTGGTGATCTCAACATTGCACCCACTGCACTGGATCGTTGTGATGCTGGACCAGATTTTGAGAAGAATGA ATTCAGAAGGTGGTTTAGATCTATACTAGTGGAATGCAGAGGCCCTTTCAATGATGTTTTCAGAACAAAACATCCTGACAG AAAAGAAGCATTCACATGCTGGCCACAAAATACAGGTGCTGAAGAATTTAATTATGGGAGCAGAATTGACCATATTTTGTGTGCTGGATCATGCTTGCATCAAGAGCATGACCTGCAAGGCCATAGCTTTATGAATTGCCATGTTATGGAGTGCGACATACTGACACAGTATAGACGGTGGAAACCTGGAAATACGCTTAG GTGGAAAGGTGGGAGAAGCATCAAACTTGAAGGTTCTGATCATGCTCCTGTTTTAACAAGATTACTGGGAATTCCTGACATTGCCCATCATAGCACTCCGACTTTGTCTGCTAGATATATTCCCATGATTCGTGGTCTCCAGCAAACTCTTG TGTCAGTCTTAATGAAAAGACAAGTTGCTGAACAAAGTAAATCCTTCGAGATGTCAGGTTCAATTTCAGATGAAAATATCAGAATTGAGATGGGCAATGAGAGAGTGAAAAGATCATTTGAAAACTGCAGCACTTCTGGTGTATCCCATGTTGAATCTTGTCCTTCAAATCTAGAATCTGAAGGTATTGCTTCTGATACAGATATTCAGTCCAAAGGGTTTGCTAATGACGCCGTTTGTAAAACCTTGCTTATGTTAGGAAGTGAGCATAGTCAATCGGCGCCCAGCAATGGAACCAAGAAAAAGGCTAGAAAAAATCAATGGTCCCAACTCTCACTGAGGTCATTTTTTCAGAAAAGTTCAAACCTTAGAGATAGTGCTGACAACTCTAATAATGATATTTCAATCAGTCAGGAAGATATCCCCCAGTCTGATTATCACTCCAGTGATACTCCTGTTGTTGATGTTCAAAGCAGCAGTTCCCAGCAGGATGAGTTGAACTCAAGTGCATCAACTCAGGATCGATGTGAACTAAATTCCTGCTCTCTGGAGAAAGAGAAAACTAATGTTGCTTTACTGGAGTGGCGAAGGATACAGCAAGTGATGCAGAATAGTATACCTCTTTGCAAGGGCCATAGTGAACCATGTGTTGCTCGGGTAGTGAAGAAACAAGGTCCTAACTTTGGTCGGAGATTTTATGTCTGTGCTCGTGCTGAG GGACCTGCATCCAATTCAGAAGCAAATTGTGGTTACTTTAAATGGGCAGATTCAAAATCTCGCCACAAATGA
- the LOC126733213 gene encoding DNA-(apurinic or apyrimidinic site) endonuclease 2 isoform X3, whose protein sequence is MKIVTYNVNGLRSRISQFGSLHKLLTSFDADIICLQETKLRRQELTADLAMADGYESYYSCTRTVDKGRTGYAGVATFCRVKSAFSSHEVALPIAAEEGFTGLLENSLNGKGEAHEGLGDFTKDDLLKVDNEGRCVVTDHGHFVLFNLYGPRAECDDAQRIQFKLTFYKILQKRWESLLLQGRRIIVVGDLNIAPTALDRCDAGPDFEKNEFRRWFRSILVECRGPFNDVFRTKHPDRKEAFTCWPQNTGAEEFNYGSRIDHILCAGSCLHQEHDLQGHSFMNCHVMECDILTQYRRWKPGNTLRWKGGRSIKLEGSDHAPVLTRLLGIPDIAHHSTPTLSARYIPMIRGLQQTLVSVLMKRQVAEQSKSFEMSGSISDENIRIEMGNERVKRSFENCSTSGVSHVESCPSNLESEGIASDTDIQSKGFANDAVCKTLLMLGSEHSQSAPSNGTKKKARKNQCQEDIPQSDYHSSDTPVVDVQSSSSQQDELNSSASTQDRCELNSCSLEKEKTNVALLEWRRIQQVMQNSIPLCKGHSEPCVARVVKKQGPNFGRRFYVCARAEGPASNSEANCGYFKWADSKSRHK, encoded by the exons atgaagatagtAACGTACAACGTTAATGGTCTGAGATCACGCATTTCACAGTTCGGTTCTCTCCACAAATTGCTCACTTCCTTCGATGCCGACATCATTTGCCTTCAGGAGACAAAGTTGAGAAGACAGGAACTAACGGCGGATTTAGCAATGGCAGATGGATACGAATCCTATTATTCGTGCACTCGTACGGTTGATAAAGGTCGAACGGGCTATGCCG GTGTTGCTACGTTTTGTCGTGTAAAGTCTGCGTTTTCAAGTCACGAAGTGGCCCTTCCGATTGCGGCGGAGGAAGGCTTCACTGGGCTTCTTGAAAATTCTCTAAATGGAAAAGGTGAAGCACATGAAGGTCTAGGGGACTTTACTAAAGATGATCTTCTTAAGGTTGACAATGAGGGGCGTTGTGTTGTTACAGATCATGGTCATTTTG TTCTTTTTAATCTGTATGGTCCTCGAGCTGAATGTGATGATGCACAAAGGATCCAGTTTAAGCTCACGTTTTACAAGATATTGCAG AAAAGATGGGAGTCTCTCCTACTTCAGGGGAGGAGGATAATTGTTGTTGGTGATCTCAACATTGCACCCACTGCACTGGATCGTTGTGATGCTGGACCAGATTTTGAGAAGAATGA ATTCAGAAGGTGGTTTAGATCTATACTAGTGGAATGCAGAGGCCCTTTCAATGATGTTTTCAGAACAAAACATCCTGACAG AAAAGAAGCATTCACATGCTGGCCACAAAATACAGGTGCTGAAGAATTTAATTATGGGAGCAGAATTGACCATATTTTGTGTGCTGGATCATGCTTGCATCAAGAGCATGACCTGCAAGGCCATAGCTTTATGAATTGCCATGTTATGGAGTGCGACATACTGACACAGTATAGACGGTGGAAACCTGGAAATACGCTTAG GTGGAAAGGTGGGAGAAGCATCAAACTTGAAGGTTCTGATCATGCTCCTGTTTTAACAAGATTACTGGGAATTCCTGACATTGCCCATCATAGCACTCCGACTTTGTCTGCTAGATATATTCCCATGATTCGTGGTCTCCAGCAAACTCTTG TGTCAGTCTTAATGAAAAGACAAGTTGCTGAACAAAGTAAATCCTTCGAGATGTCAGGTTCAATTTCAGATGAAAATATCAGAATTGAGATGGGCAATGAGAGAGTGAAAAGATCATTTGAAAACTGCAGCACTTCTGGTGTATCCCATGTTGAATCTTGTCCTTCAAATCTAGAATCTGAAGGTATTGCTTCTGATACAGATATTCAGTCCAAAGGGTTTGCTAATGACGCCGTTTGTAAAACCTTGCTTATGTTAGGAAGTGAGCATAGTCAATCGGCGCCCAGCAATGGAACCAAGAAAAAGGCTAGAAAAAATCAATG TCAGGAAGATATCCCCCAGTCTGATTATCACTCCAGTGATACTCCTGTTGTTGATGTTCAAAGCAGCAGTTCCCAGCAGGATGAGTTGAACTCAAGTGCATCAACTCAGGATCGATGTGAACTAAATTCCTGCTCTCTGGAGAAAGAGAAAACTAATGTTGCTTTACTGGAGTGGCGAAGGATACAGCAAGTGATGCAGAATAGTATACCTCTTTGCAAGGGCCATAGTGAACCATGTGTTGCTCGGGTAGTGAAGAAACAAGGTCCTAACTTTGGTCGGAGATTTTATGTCTGTGCTCGTGCTGAG GGACCTGCATCCAATTCAGAAGCAAATTGTGGTTACTTTAAATGGGCAGATTCAAAATCTCGCCACAAATGA
- the LOC126733215 gene encoding transcription factor bHLH121-like, with protein sequence MDQWKTDNNNLTAELAPSTSAPSNPRQSVDVEIKDPVAARKVQKADREKLRRDRLNEQFLELGNTLDPDRPKNDKATILNDTIQMLKDLTGEVNRLKVEYAALTEESRELTQEKTELREEKASLKSDIENLNVQYQQRLRVMFPWAAMDPSVVMGPPYSYPVPVPVPSGPIPMHPSLQPFPFFGNHTTGGIANPCSTFIPYPTPPNPPVEQPSAQYASTSQISSKQDSKSKSSDHQRGSNVERCDDSNDVATELELKMPGSSVQQDLSSEGRKGKQSQRKERSATEISSSSRYSSSQGHQESSSNSVGDMPKSKN encoded by the exons ATGGATCAATGGAAGACAGACAACAATAATTTAACAGCAGAATTAGCCCCTTCCACCTCTGCACCCTCCAATCCCAG ACAAAGTGTTGATGTGGAAATTAAGGATCCAGTTGCTGCAAGGAAAGTTCAGAAGGCTGACCGTGAAAAGCTGAGGAGGGATCGATTAAATGAGCAATTTCTCGAGCTTGGGAACACATTAG ATCCAGATAGGCCCAAGAATGACAAAGCAACCATCCTTAATGACACAATCCAAATGCTGAAGGATTTAACTGGTGAAGTCAACAGACTAAAGGTTGAATATGCAGCACTTACTGAAGAATCACGTGAG TTAACACAGGAGAAGACTGAGCTTAGAGAAGAGAAGGCATCATTAAAATCTGATATTGAAAATCTAAATGTTCAGTATCAGCAAAGACTCAGGGTTATGTTCCCATGGGCTGCCATGGATCCTTCTGTTGTTATGGGTCCACCATACTCATACCCAGTTCCGGTACCTGTCCCTTCGGGCCCAATCCCTATGCATCCATCTCTGCAGCCATTTCCCTTCTTTGGAAATCACACTACTGGTGGCATTGCTAATCCCTGTTCAACTTTCATCCCTTATCCAACTCCTCCCAACCCTCCAGTGGAGCAGCCGTCGGCCCAATATGCATCCACTTCGCAGATTTCAAGCAAACAAGATTCCAAAAGCAAGTCATCAGATCATCAAAGGGGTAGCAATGTGGAAAGATGTGACGATTCTAACGATGTGGCAACAGAACTTGAACTGAAGATGCCTGGATCATCAGTGCAGCAG GATTTGTCTTCTGAAGGAAGGAAGGGCAAGCAATCACAGAGGAAGGAAAGAAGTGCTACTGAAATTAGTTCTTCAAGCAGGTATTCTTCATCTCAAGGTCATCAAGAGAGCTCCTCTAACAGCGTAGGTGACATGCCAAAGTCCAAAAACTGA
- the LOC126733213 gene encoding DNA-(apurinic or apyrimidinic site) endonuclease 2 isoform X2, giving the protein MKIVTYNVNGLRSRISQFGSLHKLLTSFDADIICLQETKLRRQELTADLAMADGYESYYSCTRTVDKGRTGYAGVATFCRVKSAFSSHEVALPIAAEEGFTGLLENSLNGKGEAHEGLGDFTKDDLLKVDNEGRCVVTDHGHFVLFNLYGPRAECDDAQRIQFKLTFYKILQKRWESLLLQGRRIIVVGDLNIAPTALDRCDAGPDFEKNEFRRWFRSILVECRGPFNDVFRTKHPDRKEAFTCWPQNTGAEEFNYGSRIDHILCAGSCLHQEHDLQGHSFMNCHVMECDILTQYRRWKPGNTLRWKGGRSIKLEGSDHAPVLTRLLGIPDIAHHSTPTLSARYIPMIRGLQQTLVSVLMKRQVAEQSKSFEMSGSISDENIRIEMGNERVKRSFENCSTSGVSHVESCPSNLESEGSEHSQSAPSNGTKKKARKNQWSQLSLRSFFQKSSNLRDSADNSNNDISISQEDIPQSDYHSSDTPVVDVQSSSSQQDELNSSASTQDRCELNSCSLEKEKTNVALLEWRRIQQVMQNSIPLCKGHSEPCVARVVKKQGPNFGRRFYVCARAEGPASNSEANCGYFKWADSKSRHK; this is encoded by the exons atgaagatagtAACGTACAACGTTAATGGTCTGAGATCACGCATTTCACAGTTCGGTTCTCTCCACAAATTGCTCACTTCCTTCGATGCCGACATCATTTGCCTTCAGGAGACAAAGTTGAGAAGACAGGAACTAACGGCGGATTTAGCAATGGCAGATGGATACGAATCCTATTATTCGTGCACTCGTACGGTTGATAAAGGTCGAACGGGCTATGCCG GTGTTGCTACGTTTTGTCGTGTAAAGTCTGCGTTTTCAAGTCACGAAGTGGCCCTTCCGATTGCGGCGGAGGAAGGCTTCACTGGGCTTCTTGAAAATTCTCTAAATGGAAAAGGTGAAGCACATGAAGGTCTAGGGGACTTTACTAAAGATGATCTTCTTAAGGTTGACAATGAGGGGCGTTGTGTTGTTACAGATCATGGTCATTTTG TTCTTTTTAATCTGTATGGTCCTCGAGCTGAATGTGATGATGCACAAAGGATCCAGTTTAAGCTCACGTTTTACAAGATATTGCAG AAAAGATGGGAGTCTCTCCTACTTCAGGGGAGGAGGATAATTGTTGTTGGTGATCTCAACATTGCACCCACTGCACTGGATCGTTGTGATGCTGGACCAGATTTTGAGAAGAATGA ATTCAGAAGGTGGTTTAGATCTATACTAGTGGAATGCAGAGGCCCTTTCAATGATGTTTTCAGAACAAAACATCCTGACAG AAAAGAAGCATTCACATGCTGGCCACAAAATACAGGTGCTGAAGAATTTAATTATGGGAGCAGAATTGACCATATTTTGTGTGCTGGATCATGCTTGCATCAAGAGCATGACCTGCAAGGCCATAGCTTTATGAATTGCCATGTTATGGAGTGCGACATACTGACACAGTATAGACGGTGGAAACCTGGAAATACGCTTAG GTGGAAAGGTGGGAGAAGCATCAAACTTGAAGGTTCTGATCATGCTCCTGTTTTAACAAGATTACTGGGAATTCCTGACATTGCCCATCATAGCACTCCGACTTTGTCTGCTAGATATATTCCCATGATTCGTGGTCTCCAGCAAACTCTTG TGTCAGTCTTAATGAAAAGACAAGTTGCTGAACAAAGTAAATCCTTCGAGATGTCAGGTTCAATTTCAGATGAAAATATCAGAATTGAGATGGGCAATGAGAGAGTGAAAAGATCATTTGAAAACTGCAGCACTTCTGGTGTATCCCATGTTGAATCTTGTCCTTCAAATCTAGAATCTGAAG GAAGTGAGCATAGTCAATCGGCGCCCAGCAATGGAACCAAGAAAAAGGCTAGAAAAAATCAATGGTCCCAACTCTCACTGAGGTCATTTTTTCAGAAAAGTTCAAACCTTAGAGATAGTGCTGACAACTCTAATAATGATATTTCAATCAGTCAGGAAGATATCCCCCAGTCTGATTATCACTCCAGTGATACTCCTGTTGTTGATGTTCAAAGCAGCAGTTCCCAGCAGGATGAGTTGAACTCAAGTGCATCAACTCAGGATCGATGTGAACTAAATTCCTGCTCTCTGGAGAAAGAGAAAACTAATGTTGCTTTACTGGAGTGGCGAAGGATACAGCAAGTGATGCAGAATAGTATACCTCTTTGCAAGGGCCATAGTGAACCATGTGTTGCTCGGGTAGTGAAGAAACAAGGTCCTAACTTTGGTCGGAGATTTTATGTCTGTGCTCGTGCTGAG GGACCTGCATCCAATTCAGAAGCAAATTGTGGTTACTTTAAATGGGCAGATTCAAAATCTCGCCACAAATGA
- the LOC126733213 gene encoding DNA-(apurinic or apyrimidinic site) endonuclease 2 isoform X4, translated as MKIVTYNVNGLRSRISQFGSLHKLLTSFDADIICLQETKLRRQELTADLAMADGYESYYSCTRTVDKGRTGYAGVATFCRVKSAFSSHEVALPIAAEEGFTGLLENSLNGKGEAHEGLGDFTKDDLLKVDNEGRCVVTDHGHFVLFNLYGPRAECDDAQRIQFKLTFYKILQKRWESLLLQGRRIIVVGDLNIAPTALDRCDAGPDFEKNEFRRWFRSILVECRGPFNDVFRTKHPDRKEAFTCWPQNTGAEEFNYGSRIDHILCAGSCLHQEHDLQGHSFMNCHVMECDILTQYRRWKPGNTLRWKGGRSIKLEGSDHAPVLTRLLGIPDIAHHSTPTLSARYIPMIRGLQQTLVSVLMKRQVAEQSKSFEMSGSISDENIRIEMGNERVKRSFENCSTSGVSHVESCPSNLESEGSEHSQSAPSNGTKKKARKNQCQEDIPQSDYHSSDTPVVDVQSSSSQQDELNSSASTQDRCELNSCSLEKEKTNVALLEWRRIQQVMQNSIPLCKGHSEPCVARVVKKQGPNFGRRFYVCARAEGPASNSEANCGYFKWADSKSRHK; from the exons atgaagatagtAACGTACAACGTTAATGGTCTGAGATCACGCATTTCACAGTTCGGTTCTCTCCACAAATTGCTCACTTCCTTCGATGCCGACATCATTTGCCTTCAGGAGACAAAGTTGAGAAGACAGGAACTAACGGCGGATTTAGCAATGGCAGATGGATACGAATCCTATTATTCGTGCACTCGTACGGTTGATAAAGGTCGAACGGGCTATGCCG GTGTTGCTACGTTTTGTCGTGTAAAGTCTGCGTTTTCAAGTCACGAAGTGGCCCTTCCGATTGCGGCGGAGGAAGGCTTCACTGGGCTTCTTGAAAATTCTCTAAATGGAAAAGGTGAAGCACATGAAGGTCTAGGGGACTTTACTAAAGATGATCTTCTTAAGGTTGACAATGAGGGGCGTTGTGTTGTTACAGATCATGGTCATTTTG TTCTTTTTAATCTGTATGGTCCTCGAGCTGAATGTGATGATGCACAAAGGATCCAGTTTAAGCTCACGTTTTACAAGATATTGCAG AAAAGATGGGAGTCTCTCCTACTTCAGGGGAGGAGGATAATTGTTGTTGGTGATCTCAACATTGCACCCACTGCACTGGATCGTTGTGATGCTGGACCAGATTTTGAGAAGAATGA ATTCAGAAGGTGGTTTAGATCTATACTAGTGGAATGCAGAGGCCCTTTCAATGATGTTTTCAGAACAAAACATCCTGACAG AAAAGAAGCATTCACATGCTGGCCACAAAATACAGGTGCTGAAGAATTTAATTATGGGAGCAGAATTGACCATATTTTGTGTGCTGGATCATGCTTGCATCAAGAGCATGACCTGCAAGGCCATAGCTTTATGAATTGCCATGTTATGGAGTGCGACATACTGACACAGTATAGACGGTGGAAACCTGGAAATACGCTTAG GTGGAAAGGTGGGAGAAGCATCAAACTTGAAGGTTCTGATCATGCTCCTGTTTTAACAAGATTACTGGGAATTCCTGACATTGCCCATCATAGCACTCCGACTTTGTCTGCTAGATATATTCCCATGATTCGTGGTCTCCAGCAAACTCTTG TGTCAGTCTTAATGAAAAGACAAGTTGCTGAACAAAGTAAATCCTTCGAGATGTCAGGTTCAATTTCAGATGAAAATATCAGAATTGAGATGGGCAATGAGAGAGTGAAAAGATCATTTGAAAACTGCAGCACTTCTGGTGTATCCCATGTTGAATCTTGTCCTTCAAATCTAGAATCTGAAG GAAGTGAGCATAGTCAATCGGCGCCCAGCAATGGAACCAAGAAAAAGGCTAGAAAAAATCAATG TCAGGAAGATATCCCCCAGTCTGATTATCACTCCAGTGATACTCCTGTTGTTGATGTTCAAAGCAGCAGTTCCCAGCAGGATGAGTTGAACTCAAGTGCATCAACTCAGGATCGATGTGAACTAAATTCCTGCTCTCTGGAGAAAGAGAAAACTAATGTTGCTTTACTGGAGTGGCGAAGGATACAGCAAGTGATGCAGAATAGTATACCTCTTTGCAAGGGCCATAGTGAACCATGTGTTGCTCGGGTAGTGAAGAAACAAGGTCCTAACTTTGGTCGGAGATTTTATGTCTGTGCTCGTGCTGAG GGACCTGCATCCAATTCAGAAGCAAATTGTGGTTACTTTAAATGGGCAGATTCAAAATCTCGCCACAAATGA